One genomic region from Spirosoma sp. KCTC 42546 encodes:
- a CDS encoding LytTR family DNA-binding domain-containing protein: MKTPLLAKPLTNVYVEQIAPQFALPDLTLPFWGCRKKMPMHRIVRLEGEGNYTLFHFADGSQLMVSLTLKKMESRLSPKVFVRPHKKNIINLLYIEALHPEHQQLSVSLVNGDLIEVSRRKASRFIKQVKGFQQELLILEAKPAQSLLAA; encoded by the coding sequence ATGAAAACACCTTTATTGGCCAAACCACTTACGAATGTGTATGTTGAGCAAATTGCCCCACAATTTGCGCTGCCTGATTTAACCCTCCCCTTCTGGGGATGTCGTAAGAAAATGCCTATGCATCGTATTGTGCGGTTAGAGGGGGAAGGAAACTATACCTTATTTCACTTTGCCGATGGCAGCCAGTTAATGGTATCGCTCACGTTAAAGAAAATGGAGAGCCGCCTGTCACCAAAAGTATTTGTGCGACCTCACAAAAAAAACATTATCAATCTGCTGTATATAGAAGCTCTCCATCCAGAGCACCAACAACTCAGCGTAAGCCTGGTCAATGGAGACTTAATAGAAGTATCGCGCCGGAAAGCCAGCCGGTTTATCAAACAGGTAAAAGGATTTCAACAAGAGCTACTCATACTCGAAGCTAAA
- the cysM gene encoding cysteine synthase CysM yields the protein MATLLDLVGNTPLVELNRLNPNPKVKLYGKLEGNNPGGSVKDRAAVSMIQGALTRGDLKPGMKLIEATSGNTGIALAMIARLYDIEIELVMPANSTRERVLTMEAFGATVTLTETIENARDYAEEQVGKGGFLMLNQFGNPDNYLAHYRTTGPEIWRDTDGEITHFVSSMGTTGTIMGTSRYLKEQNPAVQIVGCQPTDGSSIPGIRKWPEAYLPKIFEPQRVDRVMEVSADEATLMTRKLASVEGVFAGMSSGGAVHAASQLAQELESGLIVCIICDRGDRYLSSDLFG from the coding sequence ATGGCAACCCTGCTTGATTTAGTCGGTAATACCCCATTGGTTGAGTTGAACCGCCTGAATCCAAATCCTAAGGTTAAATTATACGGTAAACTTGAAGGTAATAATCCTGGCGGTAGTGTGAAGGACCGGGCTGCGGTCAGCATGATTCAGGGTGCTCTAACCAGAGGAGATCTCAAACCGGGAATGAAGTTGATTGAAGCAACCAGCGGCAATACCGGCATTGCTTTAGCCATGATTGCGCGGTTGTATGACATCGAAATCGAGTTAGTGATGCCTGCGAACTCAACGCGTGAGCGGGTCTTGACGATGGAAGCCTTTGGTGCAACAGTCACCCTGACAGAGACGATTGAAAATGCCCGCGACTATGCTGAAGAACAGGTAGGGAAAGGGGGCTTTCTGATGCTCAATCAGTTTGGTAATCCTGACAACTATTTGGCTCATTATCGCACCACAGGCCCCGAAATCTGGCGCGATACCGATGGAGAAATCACCCATTTCGTTTCATCAATGGGTACTACGGGCACAATTATGGGTACTTCACGCTATCTGAAAGAACAAAATCCCGCCGTACAGATTGTAGGATGCCAGCCTACGGATGGCTCCTCAATTCCGGGAATCCGGAAATGGCCAGAAGCCTATTTGCCCAAAATTTTTGAACCCCAGCGTGTCGATCGGGTCATGGAAGTATCCGCAGATGAAGCCACCTTGATGACGCGCAAATTAGCCAGCGTTGAAGGCGTTTTTGCGGGTATGAGCAGCGGAGGTGCCGTTCATGCAGCTAGTCAACTGGCGCAGGAACTAGAGTCGGGCCTAATCGTTTGCATCATCTGTGACCGGGGAGATCGGTATTTATCATCGGACTTATTTGGGTAA
- a CDS encoding quinone-dependent dihydroorotate dehydrogenase, whose product MYKRIILPILFRFDAETIHHTVTTLLKLALAIPGISAICRKLYVLEDKRLNRTVFGLTFPNPIGMAAGFDKNADLVSELSDLGFGFVEIGTVTPRPQPGNDRPRLFRLKADGGLINRMGFNNKGVGPAAERLRHFSRNRGNRQVIVGGNIGKNKDTPNESALTDYLLSFRELFDTVDYFVVNVSSPNTPGLRDLQEREPLTKLLTALQQENHQRTAPKPILLKIAPDLTNGQLDDIISIVAETGIAGVIATNTTISRAGLRTSPADVEQIGAGGVSGQPLRERSTEVIRYLHQQSGGTFPIIGVGGIASAEDAQEKLQAGASLVQVYTSFIYEGPGLAKRINKALIGSSLQK is encoded by the coding sequence ATGTACAAGCGCATTATCCTACCGATCTTGTTTCGTTTCGACGCCGAAACCATTCACCATACCGTTACGACTTTACTCAAACTAGCACTGGCGATTCCAGGAATATCGGCTATTTGCCGAAAACTATACGTTCTGGAGGACAAACGTTTAAACCGAACCGTTTTTGGCCTGACATTTCCGAACCCAATAGGCATGGCGGCTGGCTTCGATAAAAATGCCGACTTAGTGAGTGAGTTAAGTGATCTCGGATTTGGGTTTGTGGAGATTGGAACGGTAACTCCGCGCCCCCAGCCGGGTAACGACCGCCCCCGTTTGTTTCGTTTGAAAGCTGATGGCGGGTTAATAAACCGAATGGGATTTAACAATAAAGGAGTTGGTCCGGCGGCTGAACGACTTCGGCACTTTTCCCGAAATCGGGGAAATAGGCAAGTGATTGTTGGGGGTAATATTGGCAAAAATAAAGATACGCCCAATGAAAGTGCATTGACGGATTACCTGCTTAGTTTCCGGGAGTTATTCGATACTGTCGATTATTTCGTAGTGAACGTTAGTTCGCCAAATACCCCTGGCTTACGTGATTTGCAGGAACGCGAACCGCTCACAAAATTGCTAACCGCTCTTCAGCAGGAAAATCATCAACGTACCGCACCTAAACCAATTCTGCTAAAAATAGCACCTGATCTGACGAATGGGCAGTTAGATGATATTATCTCCATTGTAGCAGAAACAGGCATTGCAGGCGTCATTGCGACTAATACAACCATCAGCCGCGCTGGTTTGAGAACAAGTCCGGCGGATGTTGAGCAGATTGGTGCGGGTGGAGTGAGTGGGCAACCCTTGCGTGAGCGATCTACTGAGGTGATTCGGTATTTGCATCAGCAATCGGGGGGTACATTCCCTATTATTGGTGTTGGTGGTATTGCTTCGGCCGAGGATGCTCAGGAGAAACTACAGGCCGGTGCCAGCTTGGTGCAGGTTTATACCAGTTTTATTTACGAAGGCCCAGGTTTGGCTAAGCGTATCAATAAAGCACTAATAGGGAGTAGTTTGCAAAAGTAA
- a CDS encoding DNA translocase FtsK — protein MAQPTTSPRQNTLRRTTDKNEPRPRIPNGKPAGRSQGPSFNWGAALDRWFTDQRSTLTLGVLMMVIAIGLMVAFISYLLNGPADQSVVGAAFSEPLAESATETRNWVGLVGAYIAHAFVFRWFGVGALALPIIVFLAGYKLTFKIELLPLSRTTTALLFAAVWCSLILGYIVLVTDSAETASIWCGGIGYELNAALYSLFGWGNLAFISFLLFLFVVYFFDIQHIKMPSFSRPVRPQTRRRSDNPLQTYEESEFEQNEDNEFEDQEMAEESIPNATIEPVNSFVNNHEVDADTIPQTPVAENTPKTTGVTLTIKNRDVIPDDQVDDEELSATPAPTFEPDPFDDDDLVAVHGLYDPTLDLPQYQYPTNDLLTEYQNSRKAQVSDDELTANKEKIENTLRNFGIEIDSIQASIGPTVTLYEIIPAKGVRISKIKSLEDDIALSLSALGIRIIAPMPGMGTIGIEVPNKNREMVSMRSMISSEAFSSSKFDLPIVLGKTISNEIYVADLAKMPHLLMAGATGQGKSVGLNVLLTSLIYKKHPSQLKLVLVDPKKVELTLFNKLERHFLAKLPDAEEPIITDTKKVVNTLNSLCIEMDNRYNLLKDAGCRNLKEYNAKFVKRRLNPEKGHRFLPYIVLIVDELADLMMTAGKEVEQPIARLAQLARAIGIHLVVATQRPSVNVITGLIKANFPARLSFKVTSKIDSRTILDTGGAEQLVGMGDMLLSSNSEIIRLQCPFVDTNEIEDLCEYVGNQRGYDDAYALPEFVGDEGGQNDEKDVDLDNRDPMFDEAARLIVIHQQGSTSLIQRKLKLGYNRAGRLIDQLEAAKIVGAFEGSKARDVLVQDLQTLEEILKRLKGD, from the coding sequence ATGGCACAGCCAACGACATCTCCACGCCAGAATACGCTCCGACGAACCACCGACAAGAATGAACCTCGTCCGCGCATACCGAATGGTAAACCGGCTGGCCGTTCTCAGGGGCCTTCATTTAACTGGGGAGCTGCGCTCGACCGGTGGTTTACGGACCAGCGTTCGACCCTGACACTCGGCGTTTTAATGATGGTTATTGCAATTGGCTTGATGGTCGCTTTTATATCCTACTTGCTCAATGGTCCTGCCGACCAGAGCGTGGTGGGGGCTGCTTTCTCGGAGCCATTGGCCGAATCGGCTACCGAAACCCGAAATTGGGTTGGGTTAGTTGGCGCTTATATCGCTCACGCGTTTGTGTTCCGTTGGTTTGGGGTAGGGGCGCTTGCCTTGCCGATCATTGTATTCCTGGCGGGTTACAAACTGACGTTTAAAATTGAGTTGCTGCCTTTAAGTCGAACAACTACAGCTTTGTTATTCGCTGCTGTCTGGTGTAGTCTTATTCTAGGCTATATCGTATTGGTAACAGACTCAGCCGAAACGGCCAGTATCTGGTGTGGAGGTATTGGCTACGAACTGAACGCTGCACTTTATAGCCTGTTTGGCTGGGGAAATTTGGCCTTCATCAGCTTTCTATTGTTCTTGTTTGTTGTCTATTTCTTCGATATCCAGCATATAAAAATGCCGAGTTTTTCGAGGCCGGTTCGCCCTCAAACTCGGAGACGCTCTGATAACCCATTGCAAACCTATGAGGAGAGTGAGTTTGAGCAGAATGAAGATAACGAGTTCGAAGATCAGGAAATGGCAGAAGAGTCCATACCGAATGCGACAATCGAACCAGTTAATTCGTTCGTAAACAACCATGAGGTCGATGCGGATACGATCCCGCAAACACCAGTTGCCGAGAATACGCCAAAAACAACCGGTGTTACACTGACCATCAAAAATCGGGATGTCATACCAGACGATCAAGTTGATGATGAAGAACTCAGTGCTACACCAGCTCCCACGTTTGAACCAGACCCTTTTGACGATGATGACTTAGTTGCCGTGCATGGTCTGTATGATCCTACTCTTGACCTGCCGCAATACCAGTACCCAACCAACGACCTGCTGACCGAGTATCAGAATAGCCGAAAAGCACAGGTTTCGGATGACGAACTGACGGCTAACAAAGAGAAAATCGAAAATACGCTGCGGAATTTCGGTATTGAAATCGACTCCATTCAGGCGTCTATTGGACCTACGGTCACGCTGTATGAGATTATACCGGCCAAAGGCGTTCGGATTTCCAAGATTAAGAGTCTGGAAGACGATATTGCCTTAAGCTTATCGGCTTTGGGTATTCGTATTATTGCCCCGATGCCCGGCATGGGAACCATTGGTATTGAGGTACCGAATAAGAACCGCGAGATGGTATCAATGCGGTCGATGATTTCGAGTGAGGCTTTCAGTAGCAGTAAATTCGACCTGCCAATCGTGCTGGGTAAAACCATATCGAATGAGATTTATGTGGCCGATCTTGCCAAAATGCCCCACTTGCTTATGGCTGGGGCAACTGGGCAGGGTAAGTCCGTTGGGTTGAATGTGCTCCTTACTTCACTGATCTATAAGAAGCACCCCTCGCAGTTGAAACTCGTTCTGGTTGACCCTAAAAAGGTTGAACTAACGCTCTTTAACAAGCTGGAGCGGCATTTCCTGGCAAAACTGCCCGATGCCGAGGAGCCTATTATTACCGATACCAAGAAGGTTGTCAACACGCTGAATTCGCTTTGTATTGAAATGGATAACCGTTATAATCTGCTGAAAGATGCGGGTTGCCGGAATCTGAAAGAATACAACGCCAAGTTTGTAAAACGTCGGCTCAATCCCGAAAAAGGCCACCGCTTTCTGCCATACATCGTCCTGATCGTTGATGAGTTAGCCGACTTGATGATGACGGCAGGTAAAGAAGTTGAACAGCCCATTGCCCGCTTGGCTCAGTTAGCACGGGCTATTGGTATTCACCTGGTTGTAGCTACGCAACGGCCATCGGTAAACGTGATTACGGGGCTAATCAAGGCCAACTTCCCCGCTCGTTTGTCGTTTAAAGTAACGTCAAAAATAGACTCACGCACTATTTTAGATACGGGTGGAGCGGAACAGTTAGTAGGTATGGGCGACATGCTGCTCTCATCGAACTCGGAAATTATCCGGCTACAGTGCCCTTTTGTTGATACGAACGAGATTGAAGATCTCTGCGAATATGTAGGCAACCAGCGTGGTTATGATGATGCTTACGCACTTCCTGAGTTTGTTGGCGATGAGGGCGGACAGAACGACGAAAAAGATGTGGATCTCGATAATCGGGACCCAATGTTCGATGAGGCTGCCCGGTTGATTGTTATTCACCAGCAAGGCAGCACGTCCCTGATTCAACGTAAGCTCAAACTCGGCTATAATCGCGCTGGACGCCTGATTGACCAATTGGAGGCTGCTAAAATTGTGGGCGCATTTGAGGGTAGTAAAGCCCGGGACGTACTTGTTCAGGATTTACAAACGTTAGAAGAAATCTTAAAAAGACTTAAAGGAGACTAG
- a CDS encoding outer membrane lipoprotein carrier protein LolA, translating to MKKIALMLSLAFLVVLPALAQKDKRAQGILDAMSKQYKSLKSYQAAFTYTSAGAGAKESYKGDLTVKNEKFRLVLGGQEVFTDGKVMSTYIKESNEVNVQDYDASGNGELNPTQIYTIYKRGFDYKFLKEQKQGGRTLEVIELTPNRPKSPIATIQISVDKVDKSVRNWLIINKDGKKTSYTITKFTPNVNTPDSYFVFDKSKYPGVEVVDLR from the coding sequence ATGAAAAAAATAGCATTGATGCTGAGTCTGGCTTTCTTAGTAGTCCTACCAGCCTTAGCTCAGAAAGACAAACGCGCACAGGGTATTCTGGATGCGATGAGCAAACAATACAAATCGTTAAAATCCTATCAGGCAGCGTTTACTTACACAAGTGCCGGAGCAGGAGCAAAAGAATCCTACAAGGGTGATTTAACGGTTAAGAACGAAAAGTTTAGACTAGTGTTGGGTGGTCAGGAGGTATTTACGGATGGCAAAGTGATGTCAACCTACATCAAAGAATCCAACGAAGTAAATGTACAGGACTATGATGCCAGTGGTAATGGCGAATTGAACCCGACCCAGATCTATACGATTTATAAACGTGGTTTCGATTACAAGTTCTTAAAAGAACAAAAACAGGGTGGTCGCACACTGGAAGTGATTGAACTAACACCCAATCGGCCCAAGAGCCCTATTGCAACGATACAAATTTCGGTTGACAAAGTAGATAAATCAGTTCGTAATTGGCTGATCATTAACAAGGATGGTAAAAAGACTTCGTATACAATCACGAAGTTCACCCCTAATGTGAATACCCCCGATTCATATTTCGTTTTTGATAAATCGAAGTACCCGGGCGTTGAAGTTGTAGACTTAAGGTAA
- the upp gene encoding uracil phosphoribosyltransferase produces MFVFAQQPSLANQFIAELRDVSIQQDRLRFRRNLERLGELMAYEISKKLHYQNIDVQTPLGISSTQVLRQQPVLATILRAGLPFHQGFANYFDQAENAFAGAYRGSSSSENEEFEIAMDYIVSPDLSGKVLILCDPMLATGRSLEKVYHALLRYGIPAQTHIAAVIASPEGVRYVQQQLPQCHLWLGAVDDHLNEHFYIVPGLGDSGDLSFGAKV; encoded by the coding sequence ATGTTTGTTTTTGCCCAGCAGCCCTCGTTAGCCAATCAGTTCATCGCCGAACTCAGAGATGTTTCCATTCAACAGGATCGCTTGCGGTTTCGCCGAAATCTGGAACGACTCGGTGAATTGATGGCGTATGAAATCTCAAAAAAGCTGCACTACCAGAATATTGATGTGCAGACTCCACTTGGCATTTCCAGTACGCAAGTCCTTCGACAACAACCAGTTCTGGCTACTATCCTCCGTGCTGGACTCCCGTTTCATCAGGGATTTGCAAATTACTTTGACCAGGCAGAGAACGCGTTTGCGGGAGCGTATCGAGGCAGTTCGTCATCCGAGAATGAAGAATTTGAAATTGCGATGGACTACATCGTCAGCCCCGATCTAAGTGGAAAAGTCCTGATTCTGTGCGATCCTATGCTGGCTACGGGCCGTTCGCTCGAAAAAGTGTACCACGCTCTGTTGCGTTATGGAATTCCGGCTCAAACGCATATTGCGGCCGTCATTGCCAGCCCAGAAGGCGTTCGTTATGTGCAGCAACAATTACCCCAGTGCCATCTTTGGCTGGGAGCCGTTGACGATCACCTTAACGAACATTTTTATATCGTTCCGGGTCTGGGCGATTCGGGCGATTTATCGTTTGGAGCAAAAGTTTAG
- the lpcA gene encoding D-sedoheptulose 7-phosphate isomerase — MLDLIRQELTEAQSVLDTFLSSPEQLSAIEQAAKVMADALKNGRKIISCGNGGSHCDAMHFAEELSGRYRDNRRSLAAIAISDVSHLSCVSNDFGYDFVFSRFIEGLGNQGDVLLGLSTSGNSGNIIRAVEAAREKGMKVILLTGKDGGKLAGKADVEIRVPHFGYADRIQEIHIKVIHLFILLIEKQVI; from the coding sequence ATGTTGGATCTTATTCGCCAGGAACTGACCGAAGCTCAGTCAGTCCTGGACACCTTTCTGAGTAGCCCCGAACAACTTTCAGCCATTGAACAGGCGGCTAAAGTTATGGCCGATGCTCTTAAGAACGGCCGTAAAATTATTTCCTGCGGCAATGGGGGCTCCCACTGCGACGCTATGCACTTTGCAGAAGAGCTCTCGGGCCGTTATCGCGATAATCGCCGGTCACTGGCAGCCATTGCTATTTCGGATGTGAGCCATCTTTCCTGTGTGAGCAACGATTTTGGTTACGATTTTGTGTTTTCGCGCTTTATCGAAGGCTTAGGAAATCAAGGTGATGTGCTATTAGGCCTCAGTACAAGCGGTAATTCGGGGAATATTATTCGCGCCGTTGAGGCTGCTCGTGAAAAGGGTATGAAGGTGATTTTGCTAACGGGAAAAGACGGCGGTAAACTCGCCGGGAAAGCCGACGTCGAAATTCGGGTGCCGCACTTCGGCTACGCCGACCGTATTCAGGAGATTCATATTAAGGTCATTCACCTGTTTATTCTGCTCATTGAAAAACAGGTTATCTGA
- a CDS encoding carbohydrate binding family 9 domain-containing protein, whose protein sequence is MLPLLVRYCLLLAVLPFYSFAQTNLTVPNTAQSDVVRPDTTREDPVLQEQIITSQSVIFTPSKKRRVIQAVEISDKLKIDGRLDELDWQRAKPISRFVQVDPKQGMAANFDTDIRVLFNRHFLYIAATNYDSLGRKGIRTPNFKRDFSAMAHDQFGVVIDGFNDQRNAMTFATNPYGTQRDLLSFDDLLNDIDWDGFWKVRTSRTDSGWIAEMQIPWQTLRYVRSADSTQSWGINFFRRRRYSNELSAWSPYPRAFTSSRVAYAGLITGLKPPPPSPNIRIQPFVLVSDDRYNGTEVGYGQKATLKLGGDAKWAINPNTVLDLTLNTDFAQADVDRQVNNLTRFSVLFPERRAFFLENASLFGVGLPGNKDTGEGGSMVIQPFFSRTIGLATLPDGTSTPVPIDAGARLVYRSLNRNYGGMLVRQRGIPGSPTTDFFVGRYSENVGRQNRIGGLVTLKNVHAIDSLGSRQNGTIALDGFFRLNQTLAYSAMVMGTFDSKGSDQGASAYSQLFYRTNQIVAWWTQSVVTRNFNPAMGFVARTDVIATTPGVYLVNRSKWLPKWVRNFEPGAFLELYHKASTGYLQEANYNFNPIWLTFQNGGSLGLFVNPTFQRLDDGDYRPLGLPIASGKYRYTRYQLMFSSDPSKKVSFQLNGETGRYYDGTLNYARGSMVLAPIPHMAFTVSGELNDFRNVGQYTGTIGLYSVESRMAVNPRLQLISFFQRNTFTDKNIWNIRLAWEFQPLSFLYIVYNNGTYAGSIRATDRQQEQHTIGKLSYLKQF, encoded by the coding sequence ATGTTGCCCCTTCTAGTTCGTTATTGCCTACTTCTAGCAGTTCTCCCTTTTTATTCATTCGCACAAACCAACCTGACAGTACCAAATACGGCACAATCAGATGTTGTTCGGCCAGATACAACGCGCGAAGACCCAGTTCTACAGGAGCAGATCATTACAAGTCAGTCTGTCATTTTCACGCCATCCAAAAAGCGTAGAGTTATTCAGGCTGTTGAAATAAGTGATAAGCTCAAAATTGACGGTCGGCTGGACGAGCTAGATTGGCAACGGGCTAAACCGATAAGTCGGTTTGTGCAGGTTGATCCCAAACAGGGTATGGCCGCCAATTTCGATACAGATATTCGGGTACTATTCAATCGCCATTTCCTCTATATCGCAGCTACTAATTACGACTCATTAGGGCGAAAAGGAATCCGAACGCCAAATTTTAAGCGGGATTTTTCGGCAATGGCGCACGATCAGTTTGGGGTAGTCATAGACGGTTTCAACGATCAGCGGAATGCGATGACGTTTGCCACCAATCCGTATGGCACCCAGCGCGACCTACTTTCCTTTGACGATTTACTGAACGATATAGATTGGGACGGCTTCTGGAAGGTTCGTACCAGCCGCACAGATTCAGGCTGGATTGCCGAAATGCAGATTCCCTGGCAAACGCTCCGTTATGTTCGCTCGGCAGATTCTACGCAGTCGTGGGGAATTAATTTCTTTCGCAGACGACGCTATTCTAATGAATTATCAGCCTGGTCACCCTACCCGAGAGCGTTTACATCGAGTCGTGTGGCTTATGCAGGCTTGATTACAGGCTTAAAACCACCTCCGCCTTCGCCTAACATTCGCATCCAGCCTTTTGTATTAGTTAGTGACGATCGGTATAATGGTACCGAAGTGGGTTATGGACAAAAGGCAACGCTTAAACTGGGTGGCGATGCAAAATGGGCAATCAACCCAAATACGGTTCTCGATCTAACCCTGAATACCGATTTCGCGCAGGCGGATGTGGATCGTCAGGTGAATAACCTTACCCGCTTTTCGGTACTGTTTCCCGAACGACGCGCTTTCTTTCTGGAAAATGCCAGTCTATTTGGTGTTGGTTTACCCGGCAATAAAGACACAGGCGAAGGAGGGAGCATGGTGATTCAGCCTTTTTTTAGCCGAACGATTGGCCTGGCAACCCTCCCCGATGGCACCAGTACACCAGTGCCTATCGACGCTGGGGCACGATTGGTTTACCGCTCACTTAACCGAAATTACGGGGGTATGCTGGTTCGGCAACGGGGCATTCCTGGTAGCCCAACAACCGATTTTTTCGTCGGGCGATATAGTGAAAACGTTGGTCGCCAGAACCGTATTGGTGGTTTAGTCACCCTGAAAAACGTACACGCTATTGATAGTCTCGGTAGTCGGCAAAATGGCACGATCGCGCTCGATGGCTTTTTTCGTCTGAATCAGACATTGGCCTACAGTGCTATGGTCATGGGTACATTCGACTCAAAAGGTAGTGACCAGGGGGCGTCGGCTTACAGTCAGCTCTTCTACCGGACAAATCAAATCGTAGCCTGGTGGACGCAATCTGTAGTAACCCGGAATTTCAACCCAGCTATGGGTTTTGTTGCCCGCACTGATGTGATTGCTACCACGCCAGGCGTCTATCTGGTTAACCGGAGCAAATGGTTGCCCAAATGGGTACGTAATTTTGAGCCAGGTGCCTTTCTGGAACTCTATCACAAAGCCTCCACGGGTTATTTGCAGGAAGCTAATTATAACTTCAATCCCATTTGGCTGACGTTTCAAAACGGTGGTAGCCTAGGCCTGTTTGTGAATCCAACATTCCAGCGGTTGGATGATGGTGATTATCGCCCGTTGGGACTACCCATTGCATCCGGCAAGTATCGCTATACGCGTTACCAGCTTATGTTCAGTAGCGACCCATCGAAAAAGGTGTCATTCCAGTTAAATGGCGAAACCGGACGGTATTACGATGGAACCCTAAATTACGCCCGAGGCTCCATGGTCCTCGCTCCTATTCCACACATGGCATTTACGGTGAGTGGCGAGTTAAATGATTTCAGGAATGTAGGCCAGTATACAGGCACAATTGGTCTGTACAGCGTTGAGAGCCGTATGGCCGTGAATCCACGTCTACAACTGATCAGCTTTTTCCAGCGCAACACGTTCACCGATAAAAACATCTGGAATATCCGGTTGGCCTGGGAATTCCAGCCGCTTTCGTTCCTTTACATCGTTTATAACAATGGAACCTATGCGGGTTCTATCCGAGCTACAGACCGCCAGCAGGAGCAACACACCATCGGAAAGTTATCGTATCTGAAGCAATTCTAA
- a CDS encoding TPM domain-containing protein: MNPFTPDEQQRIIEAIRQAEKATSGEIRVHVEAHCANPDPVQRAIEVFAQLGMHQTKDQNGVLFYLAYTDRKFAVLGDTGIDAKVPADFWESTKDLLRSYFANGAYAEGLSRGIERAGQQLKQYFPYASDDTNELADDISFD; the protein is encoded by the coding sequence ATGAACCCCTTCACCCCTGACGAGCAGCAGCGCATTATCGAAGCGATCCGACAAGCCGAAAAAGCGACATCGGGCGAAATTCGGGTGCACGTTGAAGCACATTGTGCGAACCCTGACCCTGTACAACGGGCTATTGAGGTGTTTGCCCAATTGGGGATGCATCAGACTAAGGATCAGAACGGAGTGCTCTTTTACCTCGCTTATACTGACCGAAAATTTGCTGTATTAGGTGATACAGGCATTGATGCCAAAGTGCCTGCCGACTTTTGGGAAAGCACCAAAGACCTTCTTCGTAGTTATTTTGCGAATGGAGCCTATGCCGAAGGGCTGAGCCGGGGAATTGAACGGGCCGGGCAACAGTTAAAACAGTATTTCCCCTACGCCAGCGACGACACTAACGAACTTGCTGACGATATTTCGTTTGACTGA
- a CDS encoding LemA family protein, which produces MSKSLIIVVVLALILGMYGCSSYNGLVQNDTVVQEKWAQVQTQYQRRSDLIPNLVRTVQGAANFEKSTLTAVIQARANATGINLNADQLTPENIKKFQAAQDQLSGSLSRLLAVAENYPQLKATQNFSELQAQLEGTENRISVARNDFNGAVRVYNQSVRSFPNNIFAGIFGFPVKGFFEASQAAQSAPTVQF; this is translated from the coding sequence ATGTCAAAATCGTTAATTATCGTGGTGGTTCTTGCCCTTATTTTGGGCATGTATGGCTGTAGCTCATATAACGGCCTGGTTCAGAATGACACCGTTGTACAAGAAAAATGGGCACAGGTTCAGACCCAATATCAACGTCGATCTGATCTGATCCCAAACCTTGTTCGGACGGTTCAGGGCGCGGCTAATTTTGAGAAAAGCACCTTAACAGCTGTTATTCAGGCACGGGCTAATGCAACGGGAATTAACCTGAATGCTGACCAGTTGACTCCTGAAAACATTAAGAAATTCCAGGCAGCTCAAGATCAATTAAGTGGTTCGCTATCTCGATTACTGGCGGTAGCCGAAAATTACCCGCAGCTAAAAGCAACGCAGAATTTTTCGGAGTTACAGGCACAACTGGAAGGTACAGAAAACCGTATTTCAGTAGCCCGGAATGATTTTAACGGGGCGGTGAGAGTTTACAACCAATCCGTACGCTCGTTCCCGAACAATATATTTGCCGGGATTTTTGGATTCCCAGTGAAAGGCTTCTTCGAGGCTTCACAAGCTGCCCAGAGCGCGCCAACGGTACAGTTTTAA